A genome region from Triticum aestivum cultivar Chinese Spring chromosome 2B, IWGSC CS RefSeq v2.1, whole genome shotgun sequence includes the following:
- the LOC123042789 gene encoding probable ubiquitin-conjugating enzyme E2 23, producing MDVAVAVAAPTTNLYGQDLVSFQSKLGILAPSTWLSHPADELLMLGIDGLPFTKEAGDTDIALVDRSFLHVGQAVVSASDVGGQIGVVTGVTTTLDLVDRGGEATGEVIGGLPPSAVRRVRALSLGDYVVSGQGQWLGRVVEVSLDVDVVFDDGAICRVTDAESPTMQLWPAESTPGLHRQQTNVTFYPGQRVTSGDPSVVFRGARWLSGHWRTRHEVGTVTKVEMAGVLVHWIACAYGDTDEQFHHESAPPAYQNPENLMYFCCAYECSWGVGDRCFLRESTAASPSSEIDSPHDPHHQSSLQSDDSSSSDEEEEVEPSPPSLTAGLATAPVDKEERFYRKQLRKAMFVRHGGRARRGYQPPEPLRTMTVSRTRTTVDVLWQDGTRQHGVPSTSLNPFEMMNEHEVFPGQYVVDARDDDFTGVSTGRRVGVVGNLNSKDHTAHVSWFKAASGGWEMECDDEAVSVYDLGRDPDHSVFYGDVVVRTLSSNVTGNNARQPQVLDLSWVGRVVDLSDGHIQVKWGNDTTSMVLPHEITVASKEHYSELQAEMGDWLEEDSVDNHQESGAADVDNDPTDVRNIQGARVEDGGSSANESDGHAAMRTNRLGGVIQSMIRSAIQVLARAKLYLVNHTSTSISDLPAATMHNVVEVSAHVALGGSHVDPSMEGTVTEVVFPPVTRSDENGDGDVEDAVRSGEAATGDDDTLKFPNFDVVQSPPDHHYLDNKLQGSSNGGKSWVKTVQKEWKILEDSLPDTIYVRAYEDRMDLLRAAMMGASGTPYQHGLFFFDLQLPPSYPAVPPRVYYRSFGLRLNPNLYPSGTVCLSLLNTFGGEGTEVWSPGTSSLLQVVVSLQALVLNGQPYYNEAGHETLVDTPEGRRNALPYSENAFLLTLRTALHLLRQPPRGFEGFVTDHFRQRGRRVLMACDAYLRGCIHADEGGMELPCSTGFRIALANLVPRLVAAFTNMGTQG from the exons ATGGACGTCGCCGTCGCGGTCGCCGCACCTACAACTAATCTTTACGGGCAAGACCTCGTGAGTTTCCAGTCGAAGCTTGGCATTCTCGCTCCGTCCACCTGGCTGTCTCACCCCGCCGACGAGCTTTTAATGCTCGGCATCGACGGCTTGCCTTTCACCAAGGAGGCTGGCGACACCGACATCGCCCTCGTCGATCGGAGTTTTCTCCATGTCGGACAGGCCGTGGTATCGGCATCGGACGTCGGCGGCCAGATCGGCGTCGTCACCGGCGTCACCACAACGCTCGACCTCGTGGACCGTGGCGGCGAGGCGACAGGGGAAGTCATCGGGGGCCTGCCGCCCTCTGCTGTGCGGCGTGTCAGGGCGCTCAGCCTCGGGGATTACGTCGTGTCTGGGCAAGGGCAGTGGCTGGGCCGCGTGGTTGAGGTGTCCCTAGACGTGGACGTCGTGTTCGACGACGGCGCTATCTGCAGGGTCACGGACGCCGAGTCCCCAACCATGCAGCTATGGCCGGCGGAGAGCACACCTGGTCTTCACCGCCAACAGACGAACGTCACCTTCTACCCGGGGCAGCGCGTCACCTCCGGTGACCCCTCAGTCGTCTTCAGAGGGGCGCGGTGGCTAAGTGGCCACTGGAGGACGAGGCATGAAGTGGGGACGGTGACCAAGGTGGAGATGGCCGGCGTCCTTGTCCACTGGATCGCGTGCGCGTACGGGGACACCGACGAGCAATTCCACCACGAGTCCGCTCCTCCAGCTTACCAAAACCCTGAGAACCTGATGTACTTCTGCTGCGCCTACGAGTGCAGCTGGGGAGTAGGCGACCGTTGCTTCCTCCGAGAAAGCACTGCTGCTTCCCCCAGTTCAGAAATAGATTCTCCTCATGATCCACATCACCAGAGTTCACTGCAATCTGATGATAGCTCCTCttccgatgaagaagaagaggttgagCCGTCGCCGCCATCGTTAACCGCCGGCCTAGCAACAGCACCAGTGGATAAGGAGGAGAGATTCTACCGCAAGCAGCTGAGGAAGGCCATGTTCGTACGGCATGGGGGGCGGGCGCGACGAGGCTACCAGCCGCCGGAACCGCTGCGCACCATGACCGTCTCCCGCACTCGCACCACCGTCGACGTGTTGTGGCAGGACGGCACGCGACAACACGGGGTGCCGTCGACGTCCCTCAACCCCTTCGAGATGATGAACGAGCATGAGGTCTTCCCCGGGCAGTATGTCGTCGACGCTCGAGATGACGACTTCACGGGGGTATCAACCGGGCGGCGTGTCGGTGTCGTTGGGAACCTAAATTCCAAGGACCACACGGCGCATGTGTCGTGGTTCAAGGCGGCGTCCGGAGGGTGGGAGATGGAATGCGACGACGAGGCCGTTAGTGTGTATGATCTAGGCAGGGACCCTGACCACTCCGTTTTCTATGGGGACGTCGTTGTTCGTACACTATCATCAAACGTGACTGGAAATAATGCACGGCAACCACAGGTCCTCGATCTTTCATGGGTTGGTCGTGTTGTTGACTTGAGTGACGGGCACATCCAAGTCAAGTGGGGCAACGACACCACGTCAATG GTATTACCCCATGAGATCACTGTTGCCAGCAAGGAACACTACAGCGAACTGCAGGCTGAAATGGGCGACTGGCTGGAGGAGGACAGCGTTGATAATCATCAAGAATCTGGTGCTGCTGATGTG GACAATGATCCAACAGATGTTAGGAACATCCAAGGCGCGAGGGTTGAAGACGGTGGCAGTTCTGCTAATGAATCAGATGGCCATGCCGCTATGCGAACAAACCGGTTGGGTGGTGTCATCCAGTCCATGATCCGGTCGGCAATTCAAGTGTTGGCTCGAGCCAAGTTGTATCTTGTCAATCACACATCGACGTCAATCTCGGATTTGCCAGCTGCGACCATGCACAATGTTGTTGAAGTGTCTGCGCATGTAGCCTTGGGTGGTAGTCACGTAGATCCTAGCATGGAGGGCACTGTCACGGAGGTCGTCTTTCCTCCAGTGACAAGAAGCGATGAGAATGGCGACGGTGATGTCGAGGATGCGGTGAGGTCGGGAGAAGCCGCCACCGGTGATGATGACACGTTAAAATTCCCAAACTTTGATGTAGTGCAGAGTCCTCCGGACCACCATTACCTTGAT AATAAATTGCAGGGCAGCAGTAACGGAGGAAAAAGTTGGGTTAAGACGGTTCAGAAAGAGTGGAAAATACTCGAGGATAGCTTACCAG ATACCATCTACGTGCGGGCATACGAGGACCGGATGGACCTACTCCGGGCGGCCATGATGGGCGCCAGCGGGACGCCGTACCAGCATGGGCTCTTCTTCTTCGACCTGCAGCTGCCGCCCTCCTACCCCGCCGTGCCACCCAGGGTGTACTATCGCTCCTTCGGCCTCCGCCTGAACCCAAACCTATACCCCTCCGGCACAGTGTGCCTCAGTCTGCTAAACACCTTCGGCGGCGAGGGCACCGAGGTCTGGTCGCCCGGGACGTCAAGCCTGCTCCAGGTTGTCGTCTCCCTCCAGGCGCTCGTCCTCAACGGCCAGCCTTACTACAACGAGGCCGGCCACGAGACACTGGTGGACACGCCGGAGGGCCGCCGCAATGCACTGCCCTACAGCGAGAATGCCTTTCTACTTACTCTCCGAACCGCGCTGCACCTGCTTCGTCAGCCGCCGCGAGGCTTCGAAGGGTTCGTCACGGACCACTTCCGCCAGCGGGGGAGGCGCGTGCTCATGGCGTGCGACGCGTACCTGCGGGGATGCATTCATGCCGATGAAGGGGGCATGGAGCTGCCTTGCTCCACTGGCTTCAGGATCGCGCTTGCCAACTTGGTGCCCAGACTCGTGGCCGCCTTCACAAACATGGGCACTCAAGGGTAG
- the LOC123042790 gene encoding uncharacterized protein, whose amino-acid sequence MLRTTPLGREVALREDLRAATSIYHQLKSMGMFKWKAYKEQRQTIRGLIRAIHQAATRYKDRRLDAGFFYLVPREADLTVEVRSHLYHMPLREAVRRCRLELQKRRDVLENKSKAASSSQGQAHVSDAGTAGWLSPAARFMLWTTLSSVVLGCIIVRI is encoded by the coding sequence ATGCTGCGGACCACGCCGCTAGGGCGCGAGGTAGCGCTCAGGGAGGACCTGCGGGCGGCCACGAGCATCTACCACCAGCTCAAGAGCATGGGCATGTTCAAGTGGAAGGCCTACAAAGAGCAGCGGCAGACCATCCGGGGCCTCATCAGGGCCATCCACCAGGCAGCCACGCGGTACAAGGACCGCCGCCTGGACGCCGGCTTCTTCTACCTGGTGCCGAGAGAGGCGGACCTCACCGTCGAGGTCCGCAGCCACTTGTACCACATGCCGCTCCGGGAAGCGGTGCGGAGGTGCCGGCTGGAGCTCCAAAAGAGAAGAGACGTTCTTGAAAACAAGAGCAAGGCTGCTTCTTCTTCTCAGGGTCAGGCTCACGTATCCGATGCCGGCACTGCTGGATGGCTCTCGCCCGCTGCTAGATTCATGTTGTGGACGACGCTGTCGTCCGTGGTTCTAGGTTGTATCATTGTCCGTATATGA